In one Thioclava sp. ES.031 genomic region, the following are encoded:
- the tnpB gene encoding IS66 family insertion sequence element accessory protein TnpB (TnpB, as the term is used for proteins encoded by IS66 family insertion elements, is considered an accessory protein, since TnpC, encoded by a neighboring gene, is a DDE family transposase.), which translates to MMPSHTVRILVATQPVDFRKGHDGLAAQVASVLKEDPFTGTVFLFRAKRADRLKILFWDGTGLVMAYKRLEESSFTWPAVRDGVMTLNRAQFEALFAGLDWRKVKALEIRRPAAAE; encoded by the coding sequence ATGATGCCGTCCCACACCGTCCGTATCCTCGTGGCGACCCAGCCGGTCGACTTCAGGAAAGGCCACGACGGTCTCGCCGCGCAGGTCGCATCGGTCCTGAAGGAGGATCCGTTCACTGGCACCGTGTTTTTGTTCCGGGCGAAGCGTGCAGACAGGCTGAAGATACTCTTCTGGGACGGCACCGGGCTGGTGATGGCCTACAAGCGGCTTGAGGAGAGTTCCTTCACTTGGCCGGCGGTTCGGGACGGCGTGATGACTTTGAACCGGGCGCAGTTCGAGGCCCTGTTCGCCGGGCTCGACTGGCGCAAGGTGAAGGCGCTGGAGATCCGCCGCCCGGCTGCGGCAGAGTGA